One Pseudomonadales bacterium genomic region harbors:
- a CDS encoding DUF411 domain-containing protein: protein MFKRLIIIPSLALLVSEAPVYAESLNADFKASDIKENTLVVYKNPQCGCCGKWVEHINDFGFSSQIDAISNVVSIKSKYGIEPRYRSCHTAVVDGYAFEGHIPAHVIRQFLTEKPQNVIGLSVPGMPAGSPGMEMGDRHDAYDVLLLKQDGSTEVYAHISGY, encoded by the coding sequence ATGTTTAAGCGATTAATAATCATTCCATCACTGGCGTTGTTAGTTAGTGAAGCACCGGTATACGCCGAGTCGTTAAACGCCGATTTCAAGGCGAGCGATATCAAGGAAAACACCTTGGTTGTATACAAAAACCCTCAGTGTGGCTGTTGTGGTAAATGGGTAGAGCATATCAATGATTTTGGGTTTTCGAGCCAAATCGACGCTATTTCAAATGTCGTCTCGATTAAATCCAAATATGGCATTGAGCCGCGCTATCGATCTTGTCATACGGCTGTCGTCGATGGGTATGCCTTTGAGGGTCATATCCCGGCGCACGTCATCCGCCAATTTCTGACAGAAAAACCGCAAAACGTCATTGGCCTATCGGTACCGGGCATGCCAGCTGGGAGCCCCGGCATGGAAATGGGCGATCGGCATGATGCTTATGACGTACTCCTGTTGAAACAGGACGGCAGCACTGAAGTTTATGCGCATATAAGCGGGTATTAA
- a CDS encoding copper resistance protein B, which translates to MNIRMQKIKIFQSVLLASTLSLAANSVDAGGEDDPLLTKVLIDQFELRDSDSENPLVLEGQAWIGKDLHKLWLKTDFERVEGETEDAELQVLYSRAIAPFWDLQLGLRKDFQPSPSRSWAVIGLQGLAPYFFEVEPVFFIGESGRTALRLEAEYELLLTQRLILTPDIELNIYGQNDSETGVGSGLSDVQMGLRLRYEIRREFAPYIGVNWSRKYGKTADYSRRTGEDLDDTQLVIGIRAWF; encoded by the coding sequence ATGAACATACGAATGCAAAAAATCAAAATTTTTCAATCGGTTTTGCTCGCTTCAACGCTTTCGCTAGCCGCCAATAGTGTCGATGCAGGCGGGGAGGATGACCCGCTGTTAACGAAAGTATTAATTGATCAATTTGAGTTACGAGACTCCGATAGTGAGAACCCTTTGGTGCTTGAGGGGCAAGCCTGGATAGGCAAAGACCTACATAAACTTTGGCTAAAAACGGATTTTGAACGTGTTGAGGGTGAAACTGAAGACGCCGAGTTGCAAGTCCTTTATAGCCGGGCTATCGCACCGTTCTGGGATTTACAATTAGGGCTACGTAAAGACTTCCAACCTTCACCGAGCAGAAGTTGGGCGGTGATTGGCTTACAAGGTCTCGCTCCTTATTTTTTCGAAGTCGAACCGGTATTTTTTATCGGGGAGAGCGGTCGCACAGCATTGAGGCTAGAGGCAGAGTATGAATTGTTGCTCACGCAGCGGCTGATTTTGACGCCAGACATAGAGCTAAATATTTATGGCCAAAATGATAGTGAAACTGGTGTTGGCTCAGGGTTATCGGATGTACAGATGGGGCTGCGTCTTCGCTACGAAATAAGGCGTGAATTCGCACCCTACATTGGTGTGAATTGGTCTAGGAAGTATGGGAAAACCGCCGACTATTCTAGGCGTACCGGTGAAGATCTTGATGATACACAGCTCGTCATCGGTATACGGGCGTGGTTTTAA
- a CDS encoding cytochrome c: MKKLFISLCVTAILGLTGVVFFIYSGLFDVSASVPHAAITKWAVSTTMHASVERRAKGITVPDLEQEELILAGVNDFDAMCIACHGAPGKQPDAMGQGLNPPAPDLQKSAQHLSAAELFWVVKNGIKMTGMPAWGATHDDAALWPVVALMTQLPKLDQTKYESLLERARGMGHHTTDIPDAGNGNQDNEAKTRSVESAVSEPSVQQQLEVNSQHEHKTGEHHSH, from the coding sequence ATGAAAAAATTATTTATTAGCTTATGTGTCACCGCAATACTGGGCCTGACGGGCGTTGTTTTCTTTATTTACTCGGGACTGTTTGATGTTAGCGCATCAGTACCGCATGCCGCCATTACGAAGTGGGCAGTGTCCACAACCATGCACGCCTCAGTGGAGCGAAGGGCCAAAGGGATTACGGTGCCTGACTTGGAGCAAGAAGAACTGATTCTTGCCGGTGTCAACGATTTCGATGCCATGTGTATTGCTTGCCATGGAGCACCTGGCAAGCAGCCTGACGCGATGGGACAGGGTTTGAATCCGCCAGCGCCAGATTTGCAAAAATCAGCGCAACATCTTAGCGCCGCAGAGCTATTCTGGGTGGTCAAAAATGGCATTAAAATGACCGGCATGCCGGCCTGGGGAGCGACACATGATGATGCGGCACTATGGCCTGTGGTTGCGTTGATGACCCAATTGCCAAAACTTGACCAAACCAAGTATGAAAGTCTGCTTGAGCGAGCGCGGGGAATGGGGCATCACACTACTGATATTCCTGATGCAGGCAATGGTAACCAAGACAACGAAGCTAAGACTAGATCCGTTGAGAGCGCCGTGTCTGAGCCTAGTGTGCAGCAGCAACTGGAAGTGAACTCGCAGCATGAGCATAAAACCGGCGAGCATCATAGTCATTAA
- a CDS encoding copper resistance system multicopper oxidase — translation MKNYQKELVRFIKPTLSRRRFVTGVTAGGLMLGLGSWPRIGLASDSQRSARQTLNGKQFDLSIGYQAVNFTGKESIATAVNGSVPAPVLRWQEGDRVTLRVTNNLAHDSSIHWHGIILPTDMDGVPGLSFDGIKPGETYEYQFDVKQSGTFWYHSHSGFQEQTGVYGAIVIDPKEPDPVRYDRDYVVQLSDWSDEAPEGIYAKLKKMSNYYNFRERTAGDLWRDIKAKGVTNTWNERAMWNQMRMSDRDISDLTAYTYTFLMNGITPAGGWMGLFKRGEKVRLRFINSAAMTIFDVRIPGLKMTVVASDGQNIQPVTVDEFRISVAETYDVIVEPSDDSAYTIFAQSIDRTGFTRGTLTPDSGWTAEIPEMDPAPILGHREMGMGMDHSQHQMESTPGMDHGQHQMESMPGMDHSQHQMSGMATMDHSQQGSMSTSLGKAGYGSARAIAHSSTEFGPHVDMRAGNPQSGLNDPGIGLRKHQEQYGRRVLTYADIRNYYPTIDRREPSREIELHLTGNMSRYMWSMNGIKFADAAPVQLAYGERVRIILVNDTMMTHPIHLHGMWSEMETGDPHYIPRKHTVIVQPGSTISFLVTADAVGRWAFHCHLLYHMPGMFREVRVV, via the coding sequence ATGAAAAATTACCAGAAAGAACTCGTCCGATTCATTAAACCGACATTATCTCGTCGCCGTTTTGTTACCGGCGTGACTGCAGGTGGCTTGATGTTGGGTCTAGGGTCGTGGCCGCGTATTGGCTTAGCATCGGATTCCCAGCGTAGCGCAAGACAAACGTTAAATGGGAAGCAATTTGATCTTTCCATTGGTTACCAAGCGGTTAATTTTACGGGGAAAGAGAGCATTGCCACGGCGGTGAACGGTTCCGTGCCTGCACCGGTGTTACGCTGGCAGGAGGGTGATCGAGTCACGTTGCGTGTTACCAACAATTTAGCTCATGACAGTTCAATTCATTGGCATGGGATTATTTTGCCCACCGATATGGATGGTGTGCCGGGCCTCAGCTTTGACGGAATAAAACCCGGTGAAACCTATGAGTACCAGTTTGACGTCAAGCAAAGCGGCACCTTTTGGTATCACAGCCACTCTGGTTTTCAAGAACAAACAGGCGTGTACGGTGCGATTGTGATTGACCCCAAGGAACCGGATCCTGTGAGGTATGACCGTGATTACGTGGTGCAATTATCTGACTGGTCAGACGAAGCGCCTGAGGGCATCTACGCTAAATTAAAAAAGATGAGTAATTATTACAACTTCCGCGAACGCACCGCGGGGGATCTATGGCGTGATATAAAAGCGAAAGGAGTGACGAATACCTGGAACGAGCGCGCGATGTGGAATCAAATGCGCATGAGTGATAGAGATATTTCCGATCTTACAGCCTATACCTACACTTTTCTAATGAATGGTATCACGCCTGCAGGTGGCTGGATGGGCCTTTTTAAACGTGGAGAAAAAGTACGTTTACGCTTTATTAATAGTGCTGCGATGACCATTTTTGATGTACGTATCCCCGGATTAAAAATGACCGTAGTCGCTTCGGATGGCCAGAATATTCAGCCAGTCACAGTGGATGAATTTCGCATTAGTGTGGCGGAAACCTACGATGTAATCGTGGAACCCAGTGATGATAGCGCCTATACCATTTTTGCCCAGAGTATTGACCGTACTGGCTTTACCCGAGGCACGCTAACTCCGGACTCCGGTTGGACTGCTGAGATACCTGAAATGGATCCAGCTCCAATTTTGGGTCACCGTGAGATGGGCATGGGAATGGATCACAGCCAGCACCAAATGGAGAGTACGCCTGGTATGGACCACGGCCAGCACCAGATGGAGAGTATGCCTGGCATGGATCACAGCCAGCACCAAATGAGTGGTATGGCCACCATGGATCATAGCCAACAGGGTAGTATGTCAACATCACTGGGCAAAGCGGGTTACGGTAGTGCTCGAGCGATTGCACACAGCTCGACCGAGTTTGGCCCTCATGTAGATATGCGGGCCGGTAACCCTCAAAGTGGCTTGAACGATCCAGGGATTGGACTGCGCAAGCACCAGGAGCAATATGGTCGACGCGTGTTGACCTATGCCGATATCCGCAACTATTACCCAACTATTGATCGGCGAGAACCCAGTAGAGAGATTGAATTGCACTTAACGGGCAATATGAGCCGTTACATGTGGTCCATGAATGGTATCAAGTTTGCCGATGCGGCCCCCGTTCAATTAGCTTACGGTGAGCGGGTGCGCATTATTCTGGTTAACGACACCATGATGACACACCCAATTCATTTACACGGTATGTGGAGTGAAATGGAAACGGGTGATCCGCACTACATTCCACGCAAGCATACTGTCATTGTTCAACCGGGCTCGACGATCAGCTTTCTAGTCACCGCCGATGCGGTCGGGCGCTGGGCATTCCATTGTCACTTGCTGTATCACATGCCGGGAATGTTCCGGGAAGTTAGGGTAGTTTGA